The following are encoded together in the Parabacteroides chongii genome:
- a CDS encoding response regulator transcription factor produces the protein MKLLIIEDERELSGSIAAFLNSESYLCEQAFTFGEAMEKVNLYDYDCILLDLMLPGGNGLDVLREIKRQNNPAGVIIVSAKDSLDDKVNGLKIGADDYLAKPFHLPELSMRIYAIIRRRQFSSSNTLCSNDISVDLLSKEVHVKDRIVILTRTEYELLLFFIGNRNKVISKSALAEHLSGDMADMLDNQDFVYAHIKNLKAKLAEAGADDCIKNVYGTGYKWIE, from the coding sequence ATGAAACTGTTGATCATTGAAGACGAACGGGAATTGTCCGGCAGCATTGCCGCCTTCCTCAATTCCGAGAGCTATTTGTGTGAGCAGGCTTTTACTTTCGGGGAGGCGATGGAGAAAGTCAATTTATACGATTACGACTGTATCCTGCTGGACCTGATGCTGCCCGGAGGCAACGGTTTGGATGTCCTGCGGGAGATAAAACGGCAGAACAATCCGGCCGGAGTGATCATCGTTTCAGCGAAAGACTCTTTGGATGATAAGGTGAACGGTTTGAAGATCGGGGCTGATGATTATCTGGCCAAGCCTTTCCATCTGCCTGAACTGAGCATGCGTATTTATGCTATTATCCGCCGCAGGCAGTTTTCAAGCAGTAATACGTTGTGTAGCAACGATATCAGCGTCGACCTGTTAAGCAAGGAAGTCCATGTAAAAGACAGGATAGTGATTCTGACCAGGACAGAATATGAGTTGTTGCTTTTCTTTATCGGAAATCGCAACAAGGTGATCTCTAAAAGTGCCCTTGCCGAACACCTGAGCGGTGATATGGCCGATATGCTGGATAACCAGGATTTTGTATATGCCCATATCAAGAACCTGAAGGCCAAGTTGGCGGAAGCCGGTGCGGACGATTGTATCAAGAACGTGTATGGAACCGGATATAAATGGATCGAATGA
- a CDS encoding phosphatase PAP2 family protein — MMRSKLFFLFLLSVSWGVHAQVDTVKIFPRESGFQRTINKVTSSRAYQMTYIVVPLVVGGLIVKSEDDHFRQLRNAYLPAFSRRYDDYTQYLPAAVMLGMKAGGVESRSSWGRMLVSDAFSAVIMSTVVGQLKVHTKVMRPDGSNDHSFPSGHTATAFMTATMMSKEYGFKSPWYSIGAYSVATATGLTRMANNKHWLSDILAGAGFGILSTELGYFFADLIFKEKGLNRSASSETFDRFHVPSFLGLHLGLSVIPGEYRLNDHSRMSFSSGSSAGVEGAWFINPYVGFGGKFTAANMSVILNEVAEDESLDWIAGYAGAYFSYPLASRLLVGSKLLAGYGHYSACDLSTVTIGNRGGMSMETGGSMTFLAKQNLGVKFFLDYSLTPVAAPSDKKCTQILTVGSFISVTF, encoded by the coding sequence ATGATGCGTAGCAAATTATTCTTTTTATTCTTATTATCTGTCTCTTGGGGTGTGCATGCACAGGTCGATACTGTAAAGATCTTTCCCCGGGAGAGTGGCTTTCAGCGGACTATAAACAAGGTAACTTCTTCGCGGGCTTATCAGATGACTTATATCGTTGTCCCGCTTGTTGTCGGAGGGTTGATCGTGAAAAGTGAAGACGATCATTTCCGGCAGTTGAGGAATGCTTACCTGCCTGCGTTCAGCCGCCGTTACGATGATTATACCCAATATCTTCCGGCTGCCGTGATGCTGGGAATGAAAGCAGGAGGTGTGGAAAGTCGAAGTTCGTGGGGACGGATGCTGGTTTCGGATGCTTTTTCCGCTGTGATCATGTCGACGGTAGTGGGGCAGTTGAAAGTTCATACCAAAGTGATGCGTCCTGATGGTTCCAACGATCATTCTTTTCCGTCCGGCCATACGGCAACGGCATTTATGACGGCGACAATGATGAGCAAAGAATATGGTTTCAAAAGTCCGTGGTATAGTATCGGGGCTTATTCGGTGGCCACTGCAACCGGGCTTACGCGGATGGCAAACAACAAGCATTGGCTGAGCGATATCCTAGCAGGGGCAGGTTTCGGTATCCTGTCGACGGAGTTGGGATATTTCTTTGCTGACCTGATATTCAAAGAGAAAGGGCTGAATCGTTCCGCTTCTTCTGAGACATTCGATCGTTTCCATGTTCCTTCATTTTTGGGGCTTCATCTGGGGCTTAGTGTTATTCCCGGTGAGTATCGCTTAAATGATCATTCCCGGATGAGTTTTTCTTCCGGTAGCAGTGCGGGTGTCGAGGGTGCCTGGTTCATCAACCCGTATGTCGGGTTCGGCGGAAAGTTTACGGCAGCGAATATGTCTGTGATCTTGAATGAGGTAGCCGAAGACGAGTCGTTGGATTGGATAGCGGGATATGCCGGAGCATACTTCTCTTATCCGTTGGCTTCCCGTCTGTTGGTCGGTAGTAAGTTGCTGGCCGGATACGGTCACTATTCCGCGTGTGACCTGTCGACCGTGACGATCGGTAATAGGGGCGGTATGAGTATGGAAACGGGCGGTTCGATGACGTTCCTGGCTAAACAGAATCTAGGGGTAAAGTTCTTTCTGGATTACAGTTTGACGCCGGTGGCTGCCCCGTCCGATAAGAAGTGTACACAGATCCTTACGGTGGGGAGTTTTATTTCGGTAACGTTTTAA
- a CDS encoding EamA family transporter, with protein MWKYYALLSALFAALTAIFAKVGVKGINSDLATAIRTLVILLITWGIVFFGNHVGEIKEINRHTWIFLILSGIATGLSWLFYFKAIQEGDVSRVAPIDKLSVVLTICLSFLFLKEPVSLRVIIGGLLITGGSILMIVK; from the coding sequence ATGTGGAAATATTATGCGCTTCTATCGGCTCTCTTTGCTGCCTTAACGGCTATATTTGCGAAAGTGGGTGTCAAAGGAATTAATTCAGACCTGGCAACGGCTATCCGGACGTTGGTTATTTTGTTGATCACGTGGGGGATCGTATTCTTTGGTAATCATGTCGGTGAGATAAAAGAGATCAACCGGCATACATGGATTTTCCTTATTCTGTCGGGGATAGCGACGGGGCTGTCCTGGTTGTTTTATTTCAAGGCGATACAGGAAGGGGATGTTTCACGTGTGGCTCCGATCGATAAGCTGAGTGTTGTTCTCACGATTTGTCTTTCTTTCCTCTTTCTGAAGGAACCTGTAAGTTTGAGAGTGATTATCGGCGGACTGCTGATAACCGGTGGAAGCATTTTAATGATTGTGAAATGA
- a CDS encoding ATP-binding protein encodes MARSILRKFPIGMQSFKKIRDNHFLYVDKTALVYELANSGGSYFLSRPRRFGKSLLISTIEAYFKGQKELFEGLAIEQLEKDWITYPVLHIDLNAEKFDAPEQLDALLSNQLTQWEEIYGKGEDETTLSLRFKGVIRRAAEQTGRPAVVLVDEYDKPLLQSLHKEALHSAYKDTLKAFYGVLKSADQYLRFYLLTGVTKFSQVSVFSDLNQLNDISMDKRYNEICGLTWQEIADNFEPELKELGEDNDLTPEETRETMKRLYDGYHFMFGQEGIFNPFSVLNVLDRSQFDNYWFKTGTPTFLVELLQKTDYDLRDIDGVQMAVDGFADYRADVQRPIPVIYQSGYLTIKGFDPRFRLYTLGFPNEEVKYGFLNFIVPFYTAIPSTESSFYIGKFVRELESGDVDAFMERLRAFFADIPYELNDKTERHYQAVFYLVFKLMGQFTEAEVRSARGRADAVVKTRDYIYVFEFKLDGTVEEALRQIDDKGYLIPYQSDGRQLIKVGANFSAEERNIENWMNVK; translated from the coding sequence ATGGCTAGATCAATCTTACGCAAATTCCCGATCGGGATGCAGAGTTTCAAAAAGATCCGCGACAATCACTTCCTGTATGTCGACAAAACAGCCCTTGTTTATGAACTGGCCAACAGCGGAGGCTCTTATTTCCTGAGCCGTCCGCGGCGATTCGGCAAAAGCTTGCTGATATCGACTATCGAAGCCTACTTCAAAGGACAAAAGGAGTTGTTTGAGGGACTTGCCATCGAACAGCTGGAAAAAGACTGGATCACCTATCCGGTATTGCACATAGATCTGAATGCCGAAAAGTTCGACGCTCCCGAACAGTTGGACGCCCTGCTCAGCAACCAGCTGACACAATGGGAAGAAATCTACGGAAAAGGGGAGGATGAAACAACCCTTTCCCTCCGTTTCAAAGGGGTGATACGCCGTGCTGCCGAGCAAACAGGCCGTCCCGCCGTTGTCCTGGTCGACGAATACGACAAGCCGCTATTGCAATCGCTACATAAAGAAGCACTCCATTCAGCCTACAAGGATACCTTGAAAGCGTTCTACGGCGTACTGAAAAGCGCCGACCAATATCTGAGATTCTATCTGTTGACAGGCGTCACCAAATTCAGCCAGGTCAGCGTCTTCAGCGACCTCAACCAGCTGAACGATATCAGTATGGACAAGCGTTATAACGAGATTTGCGGCCTCACCTGGCAAGAGATAGCCGACAATTTCGAACCCGAACTGAAAGAGTTGGGCGAAGACAACGACCTCACTCCCGAAGAGACGCGCGAAACCATGAAACGCCTCTACGACGGCTACCATTTCATGTTTGGGCAGGAAGGCATCTTCAACCCCTTCAGCGTCTTGAATGTGTTGGATAGAAGTCAATTCGACAACTACTGGTTTAAGACCGGAACCCCGACCTTCCTCGTCGAGCTGCTGCAAAAGACAGATTATGATCTGCGCGACATCGACGGCGTACAAATGGCAGTCGATGGTTTTGCCGATTATAGAGCCGACGTGCAACGTCCAATCCCGGTGATCTATCAAAGCGGTTACCTGACGATTAAAGGGTTTGATCCACGTTTCCGACTATATACGTTAGGCTTTCCTAACGAAGAAGTAAAATACGGATTCTTGAATTTTATCGTGCCATTCTATACTGCTATCCCCTCTACCGAGAGTTCTTTCTACATTGGAAAATTTGTTCGTGAACTGGAGTCGGGCGACGTAGATGCCTTTATGGAACGCCTGCGTGCCTTCTTTGCCGATATTCCCTACGAACTGAATGACAAGACCGAACGCCACTATCAGGCCGTCTTCTATCTCGTCTTCAAGCTTATGGGACAGTTCACGGAGGCCGAAGTGCGCAGTGCCCGCGGTCGTGCCGACGCCGTGGTGAAAACCCGCGACTACATCTACGTCTTCGAGTTCAAACTCGACGGTACCGTAGAAGAAGCCCTCCGCCAGATCGACGATAAGGGCTATCTCATCCCTTACCAGTCCGATGGCCGCCAACTAATCAAAGTCGGAGCCAATTTCAGTGCCGAAGAGCGCAATATCGAAAACTGGATGAATGTAAAATGA
- a CDS encoding HU family DNA-binding protein has translation MGRIKFGVYKTPKGNGTEQQACARLISKGTMRMEEICEYLSDSSSLTSADIKGVIEALTTYIGRNLSHGYCVELEGFGHFSPALKTLQKTDEKGRTVFFARADGVNFRCSKRLKTLVNKERPIKVKRENVTSNEQEDRKKKMLRYLQNNPYINLTDYASLNSCSRYRATEDMKQFTKDGIVIKMGYRTHRVYSLPSQAEEISPA, from the coding sequence ATGGGGAGAATAAAATTCGGAGTATATAAGACTCCTAAAGGGAATGGGACAGAGCAACAGGCTTGCGCCCGGCTTATATCCAAAGGGACCATGAGAATGGAAGAGATTTGTGAATATCTTTCAGATTCAAGTTCGCTTACCTCAGCGGATATAAAAGGAGTGATCGAAGCATTGACCACTTATATAGGTAGGAATTTATCGCATGGATATTGTGTGGAACTGGAGGGGTTCGGGCACTTCTCCCCTGCCCTCAAAACGTTACAGAAAACAGATGAGAAAGGCCGGACTGTCTTCTTTGCGAGGGCTGACGGGGTAAACTTCCGTTGTTCCAAACGATTGAAAACATTGGTCAACAAGGAGCGACCGATAAAAGTCAAAAGGGAAAATGTAACTTCCAACGAACAGGAAGACCGGAAAAAGAAAATGCTCAGATACCTGCAAAACAATCCGTATATCAATCTGACGGATTATGCCTCGCTGAACAGTTGCAGCCGTTACCGGGCTACGGAGGATATGAAACAGTTTACGAAGGATGGAATAGTGATCAAGATGGGATATCGGACACACAGGGTGTATTCGTTGCCATCGCAGGCAGAGGAAATATCGCCCGCATAG
- a CDS encoding MmcQ/YjbR family DNA-binding protein translates to MNIEEFREYCLSLKGVHEKMPFPNVADKYSRDLLCFYIADKWFCFVNIEVFDFCCIKCNPDESGELQGRYAGITPGWHMNKKYWISVYFNQDVPDQKIKELVKKSYEIVVGSLPKKEKEKLQERDT, encoded by the coding sequence ATGAATATCGAAGAGTTCAGAGAATATTGCCTTTCATTAAAAGGAGTACATGAAAAGATGCCGTTTCCCAATGTGGCGGATAAATACAGTCGGGATCTCTTGTGTTTCTATATTGCGGACAAATGGTTTTGCTTTGTGAATATCGAGGTCTTTGATTTCTGTTGTATCAAATGCAATCCGGATGAATCGGGGGAACTGCAAGGAAGGTATGCAGGCATTACGCCGGGGTGGCACATGAACAAGAAGTATTGGATCAGTGTCTATTTCAATCAGGATGTGCCGGATCAGAAGATTAAAGAGCTGGTGAAGAAATCGTATGAGATCGTAGTCGGGAGTCTTCCGAAAAAGGAAAAGGAGAAACTGCAAGAAAGGGATACATGA
- a CDS encoding sensor histidine kinase yields MKSLLHKSLTQFIVCAAVLLLLATPLFYYLTKQFYAEDLIDIIEAVEAGNPLPAMDLERDLLVGVVLQFVLITGVLSIALVLMMRLISKRLWIPFDDTLRRIERFSLEGGNIPRFMPNDTQEFTRLNASLTQLMKKNLESYRLQKEFTENASHELQTPLAVFQSKLDLLLQQSDMTEEQAEIVQSLYEVTRRLSRLNKNLLLLARIENDQYKQMEEMDVARTLKEMLPLLEKLTEGITVHTDLGALPVQVEANRTLLESLINNLIINAVRHNVKDGEIFISVTDRRLTIANTSAEAGLDEQLLFSRFYRPSEKVQGNGLGLAIAKAICEYHGWHIHYIYKEGLHRFTVSFDKKEVG; encoded by the coding sequence ATGAAAAGTCTGTTACATAAAAGCCTGACGCAGTTTATCGTCTGTGCAGCTGTGTTGTTGCTGCTTGCTACTCCTTTGTTCTATTATCTGACGAAGCAATTTTATGCCGAGGATCTGATAGATATAATAGAGGCGGTAGAAGCGGGAAATCCGTTGCCGGCAATGGATCTGGAGAGGGATCTGCTGGTCGGAGTCGTTCTGCAGTTTGTGTTGATCACCGGTGTGTTGAGTATTGCCCTTGTCCTGATGATGAGGCTTATTTCCAAGCGTCTGTGGATACCTTTCGACGATACGCTCCGGCGTATAGAAAGATTTTCTCTCGAAGGAGGAAATATTCCCCGGTTTATGCCGAATGACACACAGGAGTTTACCCGGCTGAATGCCTCCCTTACCCAGCTGATGAAAAAGAACCTGGAGAGCTACCGTTTGCAGAAGGAGTTTACGGAGAATGCTTCGCACGAACTGCAAACCCCTTTAGCTGTGTTTCAAAGCAAACTGGATCTATTGTTGCAGCAGTCCGATATGACGGAAGAACAGGCGGAGATCGTCCAGAGCCTGTATGAAGTGACGCGCCGCCTGTCCCGCCTGAATAAAAACCTGTTGCTGCTTGCCCGTATCGAGAACGATCAGTATAAACAGATGGAAGAGATGGATGTGGCGCGGACTTTGAAAGAAATGTTGCCTTTACTGGAAAAGCTGACGGAAGGGATAACGGTGCATACGGATCTCGGAGCTCTTCCGGTTCAGGTAGAGGCTAACCGGACGTTATTAGAAAGCCTGATAAATAACCTGATTATAAATGCTGTGCGTCATAATGTGAAAGACGGGGAAATCTTTATTTCCGTAACGGATCGCCGGCTGACCATCGCGAATACGTCGGCGGAGGCGGGTTTGGACGAGCAGTTGTTGTTCAGCCGTTTTTACCGTCCTTCGGAGAAGGTGCAGGGGAACGGTTTGGGGTTGGCTATCGCAAAGGCTATATGTGAATATCATGGTTGGCATATACATTATATATATAAGGAAGGTTTGCATCGGTTTACCGTATCTTTCGACAAGAAGGAAGTAGGCTGA
- a CDS encoding response regulator transcription factor produces the protein MDIVNKLNDELLKQTFTEEQQLSNRLNECKLIASTYAQIENSIAVLSDMKTNTSHIYYGGMAEKLGLTERGSNKTIHSIWEEEIFSRIHPDDLLEKHLQELRFLDFLKSIPEKERADYHIVSHIRMRDNTDKYIHVLHRMFYIASQSNGSIRLSLCLYNLTADPSLDSAIINSANGQILELQKQTYNDILSVREREILQLIEQGMMSKEIASTLSISINTVNRHRQNILGKLHVSNSIEACRIAKGLKLI, from the coding sequence ATGGATATCGTAAACAAACTGAACGACGAATTACTGAAACAGACATTCACAGAAGAGCAACAGTTATCGAACCGGCTCAATGAATGTAAACTGATCGCATCCACGTATGCACAGATTGAAAATTCGATCGCAGTACTAAGTGACATGAAAACGAACACGAGCCATATCTACTACGGAGGAATGGCGGAGAAACTGGGATTGACCGAACGAGGCTCCAACAAAACGATCCACTCGATCTGGGAAGAAGAGATCTTCAGCCGTATCCATCCCGACGACCTGCTGGAAAAACACCTCCAGGAACTCCGGTTCCTGGACTTTCTGAAAAGTATTCCGGAAAAGGAACGTGCCGACTATCATATTGTCAGTCATATCCGGATGCGTGATAATACCGACAAATATATCCATGTATTACACAGAATGTTCTACATCGCCAGCCAATCCAACGGCAGCATCCGGTTGTCTTTATGTCTTTACAACCTGACAGCCGATCCATCTTTAGACAGTGCCATCATCAACTCCGCCAACGGACAAATCCTGGAACTGCAGAAACAGACTTATAACGATATTTTATCCGTAAGAGAAAGAGAGATTCTACAACTAATAGAACAGGGCATGATGAGCAAAGAGATTGCTTCCACCCTCTCGATCAGCATAAATACGGTAAACAGGCATCGGCAGAATATCCTGGGAAAGCTGCACGTAAGCAATTCCATCGAGGCATGCCGGATAGCCAAAGGGCTGAAACTGATCTGA
- a CDS encoding DUF1349 domain-containing protein, translating to MKKIILGVFALLAMETTSAQTLEKMQWFNEPAQWEIKDKTLSMFVTPQSDYWRISHYGFTVDDAPFYYATYGGEFEAKVKITGDYKERFDQAGLMLRIDHENYIKAGIEFVDGKFNLSTVVTHKTSDWSVITLDKPVPYIWIKAVRRLDAVEIFYSFDDKTYTMMRNAWLQDNTPVKVGFMGACPDGNGFNVKFEHFQVKHLPDLRRLEWLKKNAE from the coding sequence ATGAAGAAAATAATCTTAGGCGTATTCGCCTTACTGGCAATGGAAACAACATCGGCACAGACACTCGAAAAGATGCAGTGGTTCAACGAACCAGCACAATGGGAGATCAAGGACAAGACATTGTCCATGTTCGTTACCCCGCAAAGCGATTACTGGCGTATCTCTCATTATGGATTTACCGTCGATGATGCGCCTTTCTATTATGCGACTTATGGCGGCGAGTTTGAAGCCAAAGTGAAGATCACGGGCGATTATAAGGAGCGTTTCGACCAGGCGGGACTGATGCTGCGTATAGACCATGAGAATTATATCAAGGCCGGTATCGAATTTGTAGACGGTAAATTCAATCTGAGCACGGTCGTTACCCATAAGACCAGCGACTGGAGTGTGATAACGCTGGATAAACCTGTCCCTTATATCTGGATTAAGGCGGTCAGACGGTTGGATGCCGTCGAAATATTCTACTCCTTCGACGACAAGACCTACACCATGATGCGAAATGCCTGGCTACAGGATAATACACCGGTAAAGGTCGGCTTTATGGGGGCTTGTCCCGACGGAAACGGTTTTAATGTAAAGTTCGAACATTTTCAGGTAAAGCATCTGCCCGATTTGCGCAGATTGGAGTGGCTGAAGAAAAATGCGGAATAA
- a CDS encoding GH92 family glycosyl hydrolase: protein MKSSTCLALILSALLAGGNLFAQQDKVSFVNPIIGTNGMGHTFPGACVPFGLVQLSPDTDTIPHNVDGKYQPRAYEYCAGYQHKDSSIVGFSHTHFSGTGHSDLGDILIMPTTGCLKLNPGTATDPDGGYRSRFSHDTEISRPGYYEVMLADYGVKAQLTTTKRAGIHKYTFPKETENQRIILDMIHGIYNYDGKVLWTSIRVENDTLVTGYRITNGWARANYTYFAMSFSKPVIHYGCDEKAKVDYRGGYGKFNMKENFPDIGGRKIVAYFDFDPASSNELEVKVALSGVSTDGALKNLHAEATGYSFDQLASRAADTWNKELSIIDAKGSDDQMAMLYTSLYHTMINPCVYTDVDGQYRGLDGNIHKADDFTNYTVFSVWDTYRALHPLFNIINRQVNTDIARSMLKHCEQSVHKALPVWSHMANENWCMIGYHSVSVLADAVAKGLPLDKEEVLKAMVSSSTIPYYDGTKELMEKGYVSLDRSGSAASLTLEYSYDDWTIYNTALLAGNREVADRYKKRAMNYTNVFDTSIGYARPRYSDGRWKENFNLLSTHGEGFIEGNGLNYSFYVPQDVNNMIRLMGGDKSFITKLDSLFTMHLPDEFFAETEDVTKEGLLGGYVHGNEPSHHIPFLYMWTTQPWKTQYWQREIMNKMYRNNIDGLCGNDDCGQMSAWYILSAMGFYPVCPGTDQYVLGAPYLPYMKVSLENGKTFEVRADKVSDKNRYVKSVKLNGKPYTKAYITQQDIMNGGELTFEMTSAPNKKRVFDEADKPYSLSTTYQ from the coding sequence ATGAAGTCTTCAACATGTTTAGCCTTAATTCTGTCTGCTTTACTGGCAGGAGGAAATTTATTTGCTCAGCAGGATAAAGTCTCATTTGTGAACCCGATCATCGGAACGAACGGGATGGGACATACTTTTCCGGGAGCATGCGTACCGTTCGGACTGGTACAGTTGAGTCCGGATACCGATACGATCCCGCATAATGTGGACGGCAAATATCAACCCCGCGCTTACGAATATTGTGCCGGTTACCAGCATAAAGACAGCAGCATCGTCGGTTTCAGCCATACCCATTTCAGCGGAACCGGACACTCCGACCTGGGTGATATCCTGATTATGCCGACTACCGGTTGCCTGAAACTGAATCCCGGAACAGCAACCGATCCCGACGGCGGCTATCGTTCCCGATTCTCACACGACACAGAGATCTCCCGTCCCGGTTATTATGAAGTGATGCTGGCCGATTACGGTGTGAAAGCACAACTGACTACAACCAAACGGGCAGGAATACATAAATATACTTTCCCGAAAGAAACGGAGAATCAGCGTATTATCCTGGATATGATACATGGTATTTACAACTACGACGGAAAGGTTCTATGGACAAGTATACGTGTGGAAAATGATACGTTAGTGACAGGATATCGTATAACCAACGGCTGGGCACGAGCCAATTACACCTATTTCGCCATGTCTTTCTCCAAACCGGTTATCCATTACGGCTGCGATGAAAAAGCAAAAGTCGATTACCGCGGCGGTTACGGCAAGTTCAATATGAAAGAGAACTTCCCGGATATAGGCGGACGGAAGATCGTTGCTTATTTCGATTTCGATCCTGCTTCTTCGAATGAACTGGAAGTAAAAGTAGCCCTTTCCGGTGTAAGCACCGATGGCGCTTTGAAAAACCTGCATGCCGAGGCTACCGGATATAGTTTTGACCAACTGGCCTCACGTGCTGCGGATACCTGGAATAAGGAGCTTTCTATTATCGATGCGAAAGGTTCTGACGATCAGATGGCGATGCTTTATACCTCTTTGTACCATACGATGATCAACCCTTGTGTCTACACCGATGTAGATGGTCAGTATCGTGGCCTGGATGGTAATATTCATAAAGCAGACGATTTCACTAATTACACGGTCTTCTCTGTCTGGGATACCTACCGGGCTTTGCATCCGCTGTTCAATATTATCAATCGCCAGGTGAATACCGATATCGCCCGTTCCATGCTGAAACATTGCGAACAAAGTGTACATAAGGCGTTGCCTGTATGGAGCCATATGGCAAACGAGAACTGGTGTATGATCGGTTATCATTCCGTATCCGTATTGGCTGATGCCGTGGCAAAAGGCTTGCCGCTGGATAAGGAGGAAGTGTTGAAAGCAATGGTCAGCAGCTCTACCATTCCTTATTATGACGGGACGAAAGAATTGATGGAGAAAGGATATGTCTCCCTCGACCGTAGTGGCAGTGCCGCTTCGTTGACACTGGAATATTCCTACGACGACTGGACGATTTACAATACAGCCCTTCTGGCAGGAAATCGTGAAGTGGCCGACCGTTATAAGAAGCGGGCTATGAACTATACCAATGTATTCGACACCAGTATCGGTTATGCCCGTCCCCGTTATTCCGACGGACGCTGGAAAGAGAACTTCAACCTGCTGAGCACACACGGCGAAGGTTTTATCGAAGGCAATGGCCTGAACTATTCGTTCTATGTTCCCCAGGATGTAAACAATATGATCCGGTTGATGGGAGGCGACAAGTCATTCATCACTAAACTGGACTCTCTCTTCACTATGCACCTGCCCGACGAATTTTTCGCCGAAACGGAAGATGTTACCAAAGAAGGTCTTCTGGGTGGTTACGTACATGGCAACGAACCGAGCCATCATATCCCATTCCTGTATATGTGGACTACACAACCCTGGAAAACCCAGTACTGGCAACGTGAGATCATGAACAAGATGTACCGCAACAATATCGACGGCCTGTGCGGTAACGATGATTGCGGCCAGATGTCTGCCTGGTATATCCTGTCGGCGATGGGCTTCTATCCTGTTTGTCCGGGAACCGACCAATATGTATTGGGTGCCCCTTATCTGCCTTACATGAAAGTCTCTCTTGAAAACGGAAAGACATTCGAAGTCAGAGCCGACAAGGTAAGCGACAAGAACCGTTACGTCAAATCCGTAAAACTGAACGGGAAACCATATACCAAAGCATATATTACTCAACAAGATATAATGAACGGGGGAGAGCTGACCTTCGAAATGACATCTGCTCCAAACAAGAAGCGTGTCTTTGATGAAGCTGACAAACCTTATTCATTGTCAACTACTTATCAGTAA